In Prosthecobacter dejongeii, the DNA window TCTTCGGCACACGTGGGTGGTGAGCATAGGTCCACATCAGTCCCTTCTGCCAGTCTTCATGGGCTTTCCAAATCTTCGCCCGCGTTTCATAATCGGCCTCCGGATAGTCCCAGTTTTGACCGATAAAATCGGTGCTGATGGCAAAGTTATTATTCGTGTCTGTCTTGCGATTTGGCATCCAACCCGGTGCCCAGGAAATGCGTTCGTCCCCAGCTTCGACATTACGCAGCGCCAGCTCAAACCAGCGCTCATCGTAATTCTCAGGCTTTTCCCAATCGCGTCGATTCGCCGCATCATCCGTCGTGCACATGCGGAAGTTGTACGCCTGCACCTTGCGGTCTCCGCTGAATTCGACACCTGGGTCTTTTTCAATGCCAGGCAACAGCCCACTGCTAGGATCTCCCGGTTTGACATACGGGTCCACATTCTTCGTGAACTGATGGCTGTGGCTATGCCCCACCTGCACACCATTGAGTTGTTCTCCGTAAACACTGTTCGCCTCACGACCGACGTGATACTTCACACCCGCTTTGGCCATCAGATCACCCTCGTAAGTAGCGTCAATGAACATAGGACCGATGAATTCGCGGCCGCTTTCCATGACGATTTTGGTGATTTTCGTCCCTTCTTTCACCACGCCTTTTTTGAGATCCAGACGCTCCCCCTTCACCACCGTCACACTGCCTTCCACAGGCTTCAGCATGGCGTCATAAATTTCGGAAGCAGCATGGGGTTCAAATGTCCACATCGTGTCTTCGCTGCCCGTGTTGCCATGGGGTTTGCGGGCAAAGTAAGCTTCGCGAGTTTCCTGCTTCCACTTAGAAGCGTCGTTATAATATTTGAAGACATTCGCGTAAAACTCGCGCGACATGCCGCCAATGGCTTTTTTATTGCCAATGTCCGTAGCTCCCAAGCCCCCCGTGGTCAGCCCACCGAGGAATTGGGTAGGCTCAATAAGAATGGCCTTTTTCCCCATGCGAGCCGTCTGGATCGCCGCGGTGATCCCGCCCGAACTGCCTCCATAAATGATGACGTCCGCAGAATCCGCCGCAGCCAACAGCGACGGTAAAAGGAGAAAAGAAGCAATGAAAGAACGAGTCATGGTGAGCAGAGAATGGCGCGGTGAACCAGCAGAATCTTTCAGGCAAGTGAGCGGAAAGGCCATTTTACCGCGGGCTTTTGAACTCTCCGCGTTTGCTCCTGATGCAGACAGCGAGTAGCTACGTTGGGATGCGTGCATACGTCCAAAAGCATCACGGCGAGTTTACCAACATCAATACATTGACGGCATTCCTTGGATTCCGTGACAAGGGCTATGAGGTGCGTTTTTTTGAGTTTCACGAGATAGATCTTCTTGAACTCAGCGCTGACACACCTGTCGCCGGCGGCATTCCTGTCGTGGTGGCGGCTCTTGCCCGCCTCGGTATTGCAGTTCCTGAGTTGTCCTCTATACCATCGGTGTTGGAATCGTTCGCAGGGCGCAAGGTCTGGGCATCAACCATGCAGCAGGCCAGGAATCTCGTCGCGGAAGGAGCTTCTATTTTCGTGAAACCCGTCCCAGCAGACCGAAAGCTATTCGCAGGGGCTGTGTTTCGCGAATTCAGAGATACGATTGCAACGGCTCACGTTCCTCCGGAATACCCTGTTGTGTGTTCCGATGTAGTTGAGTTTGTCTCCGAATACCGTGCCTTTGTGCTAGATGGAGAAATTCTGGATCTCAAACATTACAAAGGCGATTTTCGAGTCTTCCCTGACGTCAGAGTGGTGGATAACGCAGTGTCAGCTTATAGGGCGGCACCGGCTGCATACGGCATTGACTTTGGAGTGACAACGGATGGGCGCACCTTGTTGGTGGAAACCAATGAAGCTTACTCTCTTGGCTGTTACGGATTGACTCCCATCTTCTATAGCACCTTGATTGAAAGGCGTTGGCATGAACTCAATGGGACAATTTAGATCTGGGGAGCCCTATGCTAACTGCCAATAATTTTCGGTAGTAATGTAGAAGCAGGTGCCTACCAGTTGAGGATTTTTGATCCTGGCGCAGGGTGAGGCGTATCCTGAGACAGCTTCCGGTTTCCTTCATGAACATCTTCCCCCTCGTCGTCCGTTATGGCACCATTGCTGTCGCCGTTTTCGGCGTGTTCAGCATGACTCAGGTGTTGGATCAAATCCGCGCTCAGGAGACGGCGATCCCGCCCCCACCCGTGAAGCCTCCCGAAAAGCCAGTGGGCACACGCTTGGCTGCTACCGGCATCATTGAGGCCCGTGAAGAAAATGTAGCCATTGGTACCCCCATCGCGGGATTGGTGACGAAGGTCCTGGTGAAGGTAAGTCAGCAGGTCGATAAGGGCGATGCTTTGCTGCAACTAGATGACCGCGAACTGCAGGCACAACTGATCCAGGCCCAGGCCTCAATCGCGGTCAATCAGGCCCAGCTCGATGTTGCGCTGGCCCAGAAGCTCAAGGTTCAGGACAATCTGGATCGCCTCAAATCCATTACAGATCAGCGTGCCGTGAGTCAGGATGACGTGAGGAACCGTAGCAATGACCTCACGGTCGCCCAGGCACAGGTAGGCTCCGCCGAAGCGCAGCTCGCAGCCGCCCAGGCGGATGTAAAACAGATTCAAATGCTCATCGAGCGCCTCACCATCCGAGCCCCCCGCCCTGGCACCATCCTTCAAGTGAACATCCGTGAAGGAGAGTTCGCCTCCATTCAAAATCGCTTGGCTGCCATGATCCTCGGTGATTTGGACAAGCTGCAAATCCGTGCCGATGTGGATGAACAGAATGCCACGCAGGTCCGCAAGGATGAAGATGCAGTCGCTTATGTGAAAGGTGATTCGAAATCAGCCTTACCTCTGAAATTTGTTCGGATTGAGCCGTTCGTTATTCCCAAACAATCCCTGACGGGAGCGAGCACGGAACGCGTGGATACCCGAGTCCTGCAAGTCATCTATGAACTCTCAATCCCTGAGGGAAAACAGCTCTATGTAGGCCAGCAGGTGGATGTAATGATAGGCGGCGAAAAAGCAACCCCGCCCAAGTCATGAACCTGGTCGAACTCGCTCAACGGCTGCGGCAAACCCGCCTCGATAAAGGCCTCACGTTGGATGAAGTTGCCGCTGCGTCTGGAGTCGGCAAAGGCATTCTTTCCAAGGTGGAAAACTTTCGAGTGACCCCCACCCTGCCGACTCTCGCTAAACTCAGTGAAGCGCTCGGGGTGAAGCTCTCCGTCTTATTGGATGGTCTAGATGCCCGACCTCGTATCAGTATCGTGCGACGAGATGAAAGGAAGTTGATCGAACGCGACCGCACCCAGTCCAACATTGACTATGAATCCCTGGCACATCGGCGGGCGGACCGCGCCATGGACCCATTTGAACTGCGTATTCCCGCACATGGGGGGCGAGTCGAGGCCATGCCTCATGAAGGAGAAGAATTTTTGATCGTGCTGGAAGGTAAAGTCGCCTTTGAGTTCGATCAAGAGACCTACCAACTGGAAGCTGGCGATAGCCTGTATTTTGACGCAGAGACCAATCATCGGCTCTTCAATGAAACTGCCACAGACGCACGTGTGCTCTGCGTCTTTCTTGGACGGCGCTATTAACTAGCGGGCTAGAGGTGATCTCAAAATGAT includes these proteins:
- a CDS encoding FAD-dependent oxidoreductase translates to MTRSFIASFLLLPSLLAAADSADVIIYGGSSGGITAAIQTARMGKKAILIEPTQFLGGLTTGGLGATDIGNKKAIGGMSREFYANVFKYYNDASKWKQETREAYFARKPHGNTGSEDTMWTFEPHAASEIYDAMLKPVEGSVTVVKGERLDLKKGVVKEGTKITKIVMESGREFIGPMFIDATYEGDLMAKAGVKYHVGREANSVYGEQLNGVQVGHSHSHQFTKNVDPYVKPGDPSSGLLPGIEKDPGVEFSGDRKVQAYNFRMCTTDDAANRRDWEKPENYDERWFELALRNVEAGDERISWAPGWMPNRKTDTNNNFAISTDFIGQNWDYPEADYETRAKIWKAHEDWQKGLMWTYAHHPRVPKNIQAAFQKLGLAKDEFTDNDNFPRQLYVREARRMIGDYVMTEKNCKRLEVVEDSIGMGAYNMDSHHIQRYVTKEGFVRNEGDVQVRSRPYPISYRSIRPKASECTNLLVPICLSASHISYGSIRMEPVFMVTGQSAATAAVHAIEQGTTVQGIDYEKLKERLLQDGQMLDFESPPIPEVSSFKKASLPGIVLDDNDAELTGFETEGHTTPGFVEQGYRHDNDENKGKSRARFTPSLVKGGRYQIAIAYSALANRAAAVPVTIHHAEGETKVTLNQKKKPDGENGFQPVGSFTFEAGKSSWVEISNEGTKGHVIVDAVQWLPVK
- a CDS encoding ATP-grasp domain-containing protein, giving the protein MRAYVQKHHGEFTNINTLTAFLGFRDKGYEVRFFEFHEIDLLELSADTPVAGGIPVVVAALARLGIAVPELSSIPSVLESFAGRKVWASTMQQARNLVAEGASIFVKPVPADRKLFAGAVFREFRDTIATAHVPPEYPVVCSDVVEFVSEYRAFVLDGEILDLKHYKGDFRVFPDVRVVDNAVSAYRAAPAAYGIDFGVTTDGRTLLVETNEAYSLGCYGLTPIFYSTLIERRWHELNGTI
- a CDS encoding efflux RND transporter periplasmic adaptor subunit produces the protein MNIFPLVVRYGTIAVAVFGVFSMTQVLDQIRAQETAIPPPPVKPPEKPVGTRLAATGIIEAREENVAIGTPIAGLVTKVLVKVSQQVDKGDALLQLDDRELQAQLIQAQASIAVNQAQLDVALAQKLKVQDNLDRLKSITDQRAVSQDDVRNRSNDLTVAQAQVGSAEAQLAAAQADVKQIQMLIERLTIRAPRPGTILQVNIREGEFASIQNRLAAMILGDLDKLQIRADVDEQNATQVRKDEDAVAYVKGDSKSALPLKFVRIEPFVIPKQSLTGASTERVDTRVLQVIYELSIPEGKQLYVGQQVDVMIGGEKATPPKS
- a CDS encoding helix-turn-helix domain-containing protein produces the protein MNLVELAQRLRQTRLDKGLTLDEVAAASGVGKGILSKVENFRVTPTLPTLAKLSEALGVKLSVLLDGLDARPRISIVRRDERKLIERDRTQSNIDYESLAHRRADRAMDPFELRIPAHGGRVEAMPHEGEEFLIVLEGKVAFEFDQETYQLEAGDSLYFDAETNHRLFNETATDARVLCVFLGRRY